The Achromobacter pestifer genome includes a region encoding these proteins:
- a CDS encoding DUF4148 domain-containing protein translates to MKTLVSALILSASFIGAAQAGELDYPPALNTESTVTRAQVQQELAQARANGELVSGEEGYAATIFADSGNKSRAQVQKELAAARAQGLTDSAELAYPPVQG, encoded by the coding sequence ATGAAGACCCTCGTATCCGCCCTGATCCTGTCCGCTTCCTTCATTGGCGCCGCCCAAGCTGGCGAACTGGACTATCCGCCCGCCCTGAACACCGAAAGCACGGTGACCCGCGCCCAGGTGCAACAAGAGCTGGCCCAGGCCCGCGCCAATGGCGAACTGGTGTCTGGCGAAGAAGGCTACGCCGCCACGATCTTTGCCGATTCCGGCAACAAGAGCCGCGCTCAGGTCCAGAAGGAACTGGCCGCCGCCCGCGCCCAAGGCCTGACCGACAGCGCCGAACTGGCTTATCCGCCCGTGCAAGGCTGA
- a CDS encoding DUF4148 domain-containing protein, translating into MKTLVSALILSASFIGAAQAGELDYPPPLNTESTVTRAQVQQELAQARANGELVSGEEGYAATMFAAAGDKTRKQVQQELAAARAHGLTGSGELDYPPVQG; encoded by the coding sequence ATGAAGACCCTCGTATCCGCCCTGATCCTGTCCGCTTCCTTCATCGGCGCCGCCCAAGCCGGCGAGTTGGACTATCCGCCTCCCCTGAACACCGAAAGCACGGTGACCCGCGCTCAGGTGCAGCAAGAGTTGGCCCAGGCCCGCGCCAATGGCGAACTGGTATCTGGCGAAGAAGGCTACGCCGCCACGATGTTTGCCGCGGCCGGCGACAAGACCCGCAAGCAAGTGCAGCAGGAACTGGCGGCCGCCCGCGCCCATGGCCTGACGGGCAGCGGCGAGCTGGACTACCCGCCCGTGCAAGGCTGA